One Bacteroidota bacterium genomic window carries:
- a CDS encoding glucosaminidase domain-containing protein, which translates to MKIKHLYSLAVWFFCFLFYPIAAQSPRPSEGQKYINTYKELAIREMKRSGIPASIIVGQGMIETHNGKSSLVSTANNHFGIKCHNWNGEKVYFDDDAKGECFRKYQDAEQSFADHSDFLMKTKRYSFLFKLDPSDYIGWAQGLKQAGYATDPLYSQHLIKVIEDNQLYLLDQEVLAQGNFKPAKKASSEFAENFVVGLSRQVLKNNQIEYVVAKKGDDLHKIADDMQMLDWELRRYNDLPKDTQIYEGQIIYIQPKRRKAEEGKDFYSVANGQTMHSISQMFGVKLRVLYRKNRMKPGSQPVVGQQIWLRTKKSK; encoded by the coding sequence ATGAAAATAAAACATCTATATTCCCTTGCTGTATGGTTTTTTTGTTTTTTATTTTATCCTATTGCCGCTCAAAGTCCCAGGCCTTCTGAGGGACAAAAATATATCAATACGTATAAAGAACTTGCCATACGAGAGATGAAACGCAGCGGCATTCCTGCCAGTATTATTGTCGGACAAGGGATGATTGAAACACACAACGGGAAAAGCTCTCTGGTGAGCACGGCCAATAATCATTTCGGAATTAAATGCCACAACTGGAATGGCGAAAAGGTATACTTTGACGATGATGCCAAGGGCGAATGCTTCAGAAAATATCAGGATGCAGAACAGTCATTTGCTGATCATTCCGATTTTTTGATGAAAACTAAACGTTATTCCTTTCTTTTCAAACTTGATCCTTCTGATTATATCGGTTGGGCGCAGGGTTTAAAACAGGCCGGTTATGCTACCGATCCTCTTTATTCGCAGCATCTGATAAAGGTGATTGAGGACAATCAGCTATATTTACTTGACCAGGAGGTACTGGCTCAGGGCAATTTCAAACCTGCGAAAAAGGCCAGCAGTGAATTTGCTGAAAATTTTGTTGTGGGCCTGAGCCGGCAGGTACTTAAAAATAACCAGATTGAATATGTGGTGGCAAAGAAAGGGGATGACCTGCACAAAATTGCCGACGACATGCAGATGCTGGATTGGGAATTGCGCCGTTATAACGATTTGCCTAAGGATACTCAGATTTATGAGGGTCAGATCATCTATATTCAGCCAAAGAGACGAAAGGCTGAGGAAGGGAAGGATTTCTATTCTGTGGCAAATGGCCAGACCATGCATTCCATCTCCCAGATGTTTGGCGTAAAACTCAGGGTTCTGTATCGCAAAAACAGGATGAAACCTGGAAGTCAGCCTGTTGTCGGCCAGCAAATATGGCTTAGGACTAAGAAAAGCAAATAA